TCGATCGGAAAATATTCGCCGACACCGACTGTGAAAAGCCTCGAGGGCTCCACAGCAAAGATGGTCGAGAGGATCTCCTTGCCAGCGCCCCTTATCGCCTCCTGCCGGAGCAGTTCGACATCCACGACCGGCGCCGCCGCCCAGCCGCACAATGATCCCAGGTAGTCAAACATCGGAGCTGAGCAATAGCTTGAGATTATGGTTAATGCTTCATTTAATTGAAGTTATATCGCGCTTTGCTTCCGCCATTCCTGCATGGCGTCCCATGCAAGCGCCACCTATCCGATGAATAGCGCGCATGGATATTTCGCCGATAGCGCTGCTATGTGTATCGCGACGACGACCCGCCGCCAAGCCAGCCATTGTCGCTATCTCCAGATTTTTTGATATTGCCCCTGCGTAGCGACGGCGCCCGCAATGGAACCGGCTTATCCTGCGCGCGCGCGCATGACTTCATACGGGGCTTATCTTCGGACGCCCGATCTGCCTTAGCTGCAGAAGCCGCCAAAGGAGCCCCCTGCCCCACCGATTGGCGCATTGCTACTCCATGATAGATCCAGCCCGAATGACGACCACTGCCGGACATCCCCTCCGAGCTCAAGTCCATGGAAAGCATCGGCATGACTTCGAGCACGGATCGCCGACATCCCCAAAGGACGAGCCTCTGAAGCGAGAATGATGGCGGGAACAGCGCGATAGTCTGTGCATTGGCCGATGCGGTTTCCGAGAGATAGCCCACCCGTCAACGGAGTTGACCGAAGGCGTGCGTCGCATCAAAGTCGAGTGGCGACGAAGAAGAAGCCTCCGCATTCCTCTCGCGGGCCAGTCGCCATATAACGATAGGCGAGGACCGACGCGCGCCTCGCGAGCGGAGCTCGGTTCTCATGGATTGCCGATTTAAGAGAAAGGTGCGCCGCGTACCCGGGTACATCCCACGGCTCGACGCAGGCTATCCTCCCAATCATAAAAATCCCGTTAACCAAAACTTGCTGTGAGAGACGCCACCTCATATATGGTCGACAGCTTGGCATGAGGCGAGAAGACGCAGGCGGATTTCTTTGCGGTCTCGTCAAAATCGCTTCACAATCAATCCGTAATGGATTTGCACGCAGAGGAACGATTTCATGGAAGAACCCTGGACGACCGATCGCGAGCCGATCATTGCGACCGAGCTCGATGTCAAGAAGGCGGCGGCGATCAATGCGCTCTTGCTTCGCCCTATCGCCATTCTGCCCATCAAAGCCGGAGAGCTGATCCGTCCTTTCGCGCTCGGTCTCTGGAATGAAATCCGCCCTCTACTGAAGCCCGACGTGCCGGTCATGTCGCTTCGCCGCGCCACCAGCGCATTTCTTCATTCCAAGCGATATTACCATGCCTGCGCGCAGCCGGACTCAATGCGGCACGATCTGGCCGGCAATCCGGTTGAGCCGCTTTCGACCGAAGACAGGCTTGCGGCACAGCAGCGCCTGATCGCGCTCCGCCAGACGCAGACCAAGACCAGCTCTCATCGCGACGAACCAAATCCGCCGCCGCCCGTATTGAGCAAGGCAGAGCTAATTCGGGCATCCCTTCTCGGCGTCAGCAAGCGCCCGGATCGCGTCGCGCGTTGATGCGCCTACCGGCGCATCGCACCCCGGAAACCACTATTGCCTTCTTGCGAATGATTACAGCGATCTGCTCGCTTTGAATGCCGCAGACCGGCATGCGGACGAGCGGCGTAGTCCGCGGACTACCGATCTTTCGGAGCCGCGCCCCTCTCCCAACCACGATTTCCATCGTATCGCGACTGGCCTAGCGGCATGAGTAGTCCACGGACTACTCGTCTTTCGCGCGGTTGCGCGTAACTCCGCTCCTAGTGACAAAAGCTCACCCAGCGAGAGTGTAGCTCAAGCAGCAAGACCTCGGCACTCCAACAGAACCACCTCCGTGGATACCTAAAAAACAGCTAAAAACTGCCTTTTGTTTAAGCATTTGTAAAACGGCCACGAATCGGAGCATATTATAACTGCGTAGTTCAGCAGCATTCTGTCACAATTGCGCAGTTAACTGGGAAAACAACTATGCAGCCGAGTCTCGTGCTCCAAGACGATCAAGAGCATCTTCCAACGCTTCTGGCGACAGATGCGCAAGAGCTGTCTTACCAGCTCCAGCAACATCAGGCAAAGCTCTTTCCGCCTCAGTCACAGAAAACGATGCGGATGTTTTCGCCGGCTGAAGCCGCCGCATTTATCGGCATCGGAGAAGGCTATCTCCGCCAGATCGCAGCCGAAGGCCATGGGCCGGACCCGCTCGCCAACGGGCGGCGGCTTTACACGGCCGAGGATATGGATCGAATTCGCAAGGTTCTCGACGAACGAAACGGAACGCCGAAATATGTGCCTTGGCGCCGAGGGGCTGAAAAGCTGCAGATCATCTCGGTGATGAATTTCAAGGGAGGTTCCGGCAAGACCACCACCGCAGCCCACCTCGCGCAATATCTGGCGTTGAGGGGCTACCGCGTACTTGCCATCGATCTCGATCCACAAGCATCTCTATCCGCATTGTTCGGGCACCAGCCCGAGATCGACGTCGGTGAAAACGAAACGCTTTACGGCGCCATCCGCTATGAGGGCCCTCGCCCGATCACCGATATCGTCCGTTCGACCTATACGCCGAACCTGCATCTGATCCCCGGAAATCTCGAGCTCATGGAATTCGAGCACGAGACGCCGCGCGCAATGGCGGCGGGCAAGGCCGAGACGATGTTCTTTGCCCGCATCGGCGAGGTCCTGACCGGGATCGAGAGTTACTACGATGTGGTGGTCATCGATTGCCCGCCGCAACTTGGCTTTCTGACGATGTCGGCGCTCTGCGCCGCGACATCGATCCTCATCACGGTGCATCCGCAGATGCTCGACGTTATGTCCATGTCGCAGTTTCTGACGATGACCAGCGAACTCATGTCCGTTGTCGAAAGGGCAGGGGGACGCACCAGTTATGACTGGATGCGTTACCTCGTCACGCGCTTCGAGCCCAATGACGGACCGCAAAGCCAGATGACCGGTTTCATGAAGGCGATCTTCGGCAACCGCATGCTCCACAACGCGATGGTCAAGTCGACAGCTGTCGCCGATGCCGGCGTCACCAAGCAGACCCTCTACGAGGTAGAGCGTGCCCAATTCACCAGGGGCACCTACGACCGCGCTCTGGATTCGCTCAATCTCGTCAACGGCGAGATCGAGACGCATATCCGCCTAACCTGGGGAAGGAAATAAATAGATGGCGCGCAAAAACCTCCTTGAAATCTCAGCGCCGAATACAAGCCGTTCGGAGACGCCGGTTGCAAAAGACCATCGTCCGATCGCCGGTTTCCTGCCGCAGGCAAGAGGCTCCGGGCCGGTGGGCGGTATCACCAGGACGCTCGGAAATATCACGGAGAAGATAGAGCGGGCCAGCGATCTCGAACGGCAGTTGGCGGAAGGCCAGACGGTCGTCGATATTGATCCCGAGCTTGTCGACGGGTCGTTCGTTACCGATCGCCTCGAAATAGATCCGGTCGAGCTTGGTCAGCTCGTCGAGCAGATACGCGAACATGGCCAGCAAGTGCCGATCCTGGTGCGCCCGCATCCGGATGCCCGCGGGCGCTTTCAGGTCGCCTACGGCCATCGTCGACTGGCGGCGACAAAAGAGCTCGGCATCAAGGTGCGCGCCGTCGTGCGCCAGCTCACCGACGACCAGCTGGTGGTCAGCCAGGGCCAGGAGAACAATGCCCGCACGAACCTATCCTATATCGAGCGTGCGCTGTTCGCGTTGCGCCTCGAGCAGCGCGATTTCGGTCGCGATGTCATCATGGCGGCACTCGGCGTGGACAAGGCTGCTCTCTCGAAAATGCTCATCGTCACCAGACAAGTGCCTCTCGCTCTCATCAGCGCGATCGGCCCCGCCCCCGAGATCGGCCGCAGGCGCTGGCTGGAGCTGGGAGAACGTCTCGAGAGCGTCGCCTCGGAACCGATCATCACGGAGTTGTCCGCGGACAACTATCGTCAACTGTCCAGTGACGAACGTTTCCAGCAGGCAATGGTTCTTGCAATCGGCAAACCTGCATCCGCCAAGGCAGCCGCTACGCCCTCTTCGATAGCCGGTGTTCCGGTGACGTTTAAGCGAACGCCGGCGCGCGCGACCTTTGTTTTCGATAGCAAGGCCGCGCCCGGTTTCGATCAGTTCGTGCAGGAGAGACTGCAATCTCTCTTCAACGAGTTTCAGGAAGAAAAGGAAACGTAACCCGCAAAAGAAAAAGGCCCCCAAACGACGCCGTCGTGGAAGCCCTTCTCTGATCTTAAGCAAATCGAGAATCGCATTTCCCCGAATCACAGTCAAGAGTCTTTGGCATCGTTTTGGTGAGCAGATTTCTTTTGCCACAACGTAGGTGAAGGAAAATGGAAGCCGAACATGTAACGACGCCCTTTGGGCGGCGGCCGATGACGCTTGCCATGTTGATAGCTCAAAGAAGAGCCGAACATGGGAAGTCCGTCAGGTCCGTCGACAAATGGAAAATCTATCGTGCGCTCTGCGAAGCCAAGCCCCTGTTGGGCGTGACGGACCGGGCGCTCGCCGTACTGAATGCGCTCTTGAGCTTCTATCCGAAGAACGAACTCTCGGATGACGCCAACCTGATCGTATTTCCCTCGAACGCACAATTGTCCCTGCGCGCGCATGGCATGGCGGAGCAAACGATCCGCCGCCACCTTGCCGCATTGATCTCGGCTGGTCTTCTTGTTCGCAGGGATAGCCCCAACGGCAAGCGTTATGCCCGGCGGAGCAGGGCAGGGGATCTCAATGTGGCCTATGGCTTCTCCTTGGCGCCTCTTCTTTCCCGCGCCGAGGAGATCGAGCATATCGCGGCGGGGGTTGTTGCCGAACGATTGCACATACAGGGTCTGCGGGAACGCATCAGTCTCCACCGGCGCGATATCGCCAAGCTCATCGAAACTGCGATCGCCGAGGACATAGAAGGCCCATGGGAAGCCGTCCATTCGGGCTTTCGCGGGCTTATCGATGACCTTCCGCGTTCGCCCAATGCAACACAGCTGGAAACGCTGCTGGAGAAGCTCGGCCGTCTGCGCGACGAAATCGTCAACCGATTGGAAAGACATGTGAAACTTACGAAACTAAGCGCCAATCCCTATCAAAATGAGCGGCACATACAGAATTCAGACTCCGAATCCCAAATTGAATCTGAAGCCGCGTCCATGGAAAGCGCCTCCCCACGAGGCTTGGCTCCGAGGACAACTCCGGCCCTCGTCAACGTCCCCGTAGCCTCCGAAACTCGGAAGTCAGTCTTCTGCACGCCCGATGATAGTCACTCGGAGACCAGCACAGAGATACGAAC
Above is a window of Rhizobium sp. CCGE531 DNA encoding:
- a CDS encoding ProQ/FINO family protein codes for the protein MEEPWTTDREPIIATELDVKKAAAINALLLRPIAILPIKAGELIRPFALGLWNEIRPLLKPDVPVMSLRRATSAFLHSKRYYHACAQPDSMRHDLAGNPVEPLSTEDRLAAQQRLIALRQTQTKTSSHRDEPNPPPPVLSKAELIRASLLGVSKRPDRVAR
- the repB gene encoding plasmid partitioning protein RepB encodes the protein MARKNLLEISAPNTSRSETPVAKDHRPIAGFLPQARGSGPVGGITRTLGNITEKIERASDLERQLAEGQTVVDIDPELVDGSFVTDRLEIDPVELGQLVEQIREHGQQVPILVRPHPDARGRFQVAYGHRRLAATKELGIKVRAVVRQLTDDQLVVSQGQENNARTNLSYIERALFALRLEQRDFGRDVIMAALGVDKAALSKMLIVTRQVPLALISAIGPAPEIGRRRWLELGERLESVASEPIITELSADNYRQLSSDERFQQAMVLAIGKPASAKAAATPSSIAGVPVTFKRTPARATFVFDSKAAPGFDQFVQERLQSLFNEFQEEKET
- the repC gene encoding plasmid replication protein RepC, encoding MEAEHVTTPFGRRPMTLAMLIAQRRAEHGKSVRSVDKWKIYRALCEAKPLLGVTDRALAVLNALLSFYPKNELSDDANLIVFPSNAQLSLRAHGMAEQTIRRHLAALISAGLLVRRDSPNGKRYARRSRAGDLNVAYGFSLAPLLSRAEEIEHIAAGVVAERLHIQGLRERISLHRRDIAKLIETAIAEDIEGPWEAVHSGFRGLIDDLPRSPNATQLETLLEKLGRLRDEIVNRLERHVKLTKLSANPYQNERHIQNSDSESQIESEAASMESASPRGLAPRTTPALVNVPVASETRKSVFCTPDDSHSETSTEIRTEMKSFPLDLVLRACPDIAAYGPIGQIRSWRDLLTASLIVKSTLDIGPGAYGEACAAMGAENTATVIACILQRGSHINSAGAYLRDLTRRAEKGEFAIGPMLMSLLRANMAPTTRKVA
- the repA gene encoding plasmid partitioning protein RepA, with the translated sequence MQPSLVLQDDQEHLPTLLATDAQELSYQLQQHQAKLFPPQSQKTMRMFSPAEAAAFIGIGEGYLRQIAAEGHGPDPLANGRRLYTAEDMDRIRKVLDERNGTPKYVPWRRGAEKLQIISVMNFKGGSGKTTTAAHLAQYLALRGYRVLAIDLDPQASLSALFGHQPEIDVGENETLYGAIRYEGPRPITDIVRSTYTPNLHLIPGNLELMEFEHETPRAMAAGKAETMFFARIGEVLTGIESYYDVVVIDCPPQLGFLTMSALCAATSILITVHPQMLDVMSMSQFLTMTSELMSVVERAGGRTSYDWMRYLVTRFEPNDGPQSQMTGFMKAIFGNRMLHNAMVKSTAVADAGVTKQTLYEVERAQFTRGTYDRALDSLNLVNGEIETHIRLTWGRK